Proteins found in one Sorghum bicolor cultivar BTx623 chromosome 1, Sorghum_bicolor_NCBIv3, whole genome shotgun sequence genomic segment:
- the LOC8083877 gene encoding uncharacterized protein LOC8083877: MESAIAAVAGELVSRFISFAFSRYCSSYSYEGLEEKRERLRQLLMRVHTVVEEADARYITNSGMLMQLKLLSEAMYQGYHALDTLTFQLHDDEEDSTNCMVSDSSISLCSATRFKRQRTVLASAKKDKVAALDNLETAVANISEFVALLCGCDERLSRRPYDAYLYIGNFMFGRHAEKQKLLNFLLQQNPSDDLAPPPVLPIIGALGVGKKTLVAHVCADERVRCKFASILHLNGENLLNIVDHEKAMLGMPSLVVVEFVSDVDDMKWNEFYSFVTRTASTRSKVIIISKLGTLARFGSVRPIFLDALSYEELWYLFKNLAFGSADPAEHPRLVHIAEGFAKEFHQGGSLVTANAFADVLRSNLNAQFWLSILNKCRKVMEKNLFAYGQLPNLLFDQGREVDITDFVSSPAINPIRILPCTTSRALAKTELPKVAFGELLLDPSVRPKGEFRLLTWESRLPPYTSFIHLVPNSTQDLPQGHSLSGRKRHIVPF; encoded by the coding sequence ATGGAATCTGCCATAGCTGCGGTTGCAGGTGAACTCGTCAGCCGATTCATCTCCTTCGCCTTTAGCAGATATTGCTCCAGCTACAGCTATGAAGGATTGGAGGAGAAGCGGGAGAGGCTGCGACAACTCCTGATGAGGGTTCACACCGTCGTCGAGGAGGCAGATGCGCGATACATCACCAACTCTGGGATGCTGATGCAGCTCAAGCTGCTGTCGGAGGCCATGTACCAGGGCTACCATGCGCTGGATACCTTGACATTCCAGCtccacgacgacgaggaggactcCACAAACTGCATGGTTAGCGACTCATCAATCTCCTTGTGTTCCGCCACTCGCTTCAAACGTCAACGCACAGTTCTTGCTTCGGCGAAAAAGGACAAGGTAGCCGCATTGGATAATCTGGAAACAGCTGTGGCGAACATATCAGAGTTCGTTGCGCTTCTGTGTGGGTGTGATGAGCGCTTGTCCCGTAGACCCTACGATGCATATCTTTACATCGGCAATTTCATGTTTGGTCGACATGCCGAAAAGCAAAAGCTCCTCAACTTCTTACTGCAGCAAAACCCATCAGATGACCTTGCACCACCTCCTGTCCTGCCAATCATCGGTGCTCTTGGAGTTGGGAAGAAGACTTTGGTCGCCCATGTGTGTGCTGACGAGAGGGTACGCTGCAAATTCGCTTCGATTCTGCATCTGAACGGTGAAAACTTACTGAATATCGTCGACCACGAAAAGGCCATGCTGGGAATGCCGTCACTTGTGGTTGTTGAGTTTGTTTCAGATGTTGATGACATGAAATGGAATGAGTTTTATTCATTTGTGACAAGAACAGCTAGTACAAGAAGCAAGGTGATCATCATCAGCAAGCTTGGAACATTAGCAAGGTTTGGGTCAGTAAGACCAATCTTTCTTGATGCTCTGTCATACGAGGAGTTGTGGTACCTCTTCAAGAACCTAGCATTTGGAAGTGCGGACCCGGCAGAGCATCCAAGGCTAGTACATATAGCAGAAGGATTTGCCAAGGAATTTCATCAGGGTGGATCACTTGTTACAGCAAATGCATTCGCTGACGTGTTGAGAAGCAACCTGAATGCTCAATTCTGGCTTTCGATACTGAACAAGTGCAGAAAAGTGATGGAGAAGAACCTCTTCGCTTACGGGCAGCTCCCAAATTTACTCTTCGATCAAGGCCGCGAGGTAGACATCACGGATTTCGTTTCGAGTCCTGCTATTAATCCCATTCGCATCTTACCTTGTACTACTAGTAGGGCTCTAGCCAAAACAGAATTACCAAAGGTGGCGTTTGGAGAACTACTCCTAGATCCTTCTGTTAGACCCAAAGGAGAATTTCGTCTATTGACATGGGAGTCCAGGTTACCACCTTATACTTCATTTATTCACTTGGTTCCAAATTCCACTCAAGATCTGCCTCAAGGACATAGTTTATCAGGGAGGAAGCGCCACATAGTGCCTTTCTGA